Proteins encoded in a region of the Oscarella lobularis chromosome 5, ooOscLobu1.1, whole genome shotgun sequence genome:
- the LOC136186880 gene encoding death-associated protein kinase 1-like gives MEVSENEECLRDALIGAIQAGNFEGVKECVQKLIGTGADINATNKDGLTALQEACRNGCLNVVEHLIDAGAHFHKADENCSTALYGACQRGNSKIVNHLVHDGAISEAHSKIGFKIACESNHAEIARILLDAGADVKMLLNSLLFSACSGGYTDVAELLINAGADVNKADWEGRPYLLTTCFAGHVKTVKLLIKAGADVTKTDIKGNSALHLLAENSQNVLPAVFSSYFDLVNLILSKEPTLIDRSGEDGLLPHEIQSLPEMRGFLFDEWIKHRYNKLYSQGTTKQTKIKVCVIGEAEAGKTTLIKTLKNIRCNDGGDDKRTASIDLSVAKIESAGDVVFCDFAGQPFFHKTHGLFFSDSTTVFLLVVDLTKDKDELKRRSHYFCSFVKCSIAKKKANFVVVGSKIDLLPTVENGERKLQQVFSYLTLKFNRWFTFYKKNFVLDCRNRKSSRLDCLRKAISDVKELTIEASQEVPIIVEAATASFLPTLRHPFRKQQSSTESESESEIRTRTLSVIEKLPQIKKKTRNNLMELRIFKHIMAHGLYLGLTVEVEKLLIEFLQGIGEILVIEDRVILNPTWLCQNIIGPLLSPPEFEVSLCCSPPGTTTKDDIQSALEAFNKPKWNNINETIQLLCHLEICYELPGNQNTYRFPALLKEKRPSDVWCENSEMAIYVGRRERRAEETDIITPGTMPFLQCHVRNVPCFRGLEPVVWQGGLMIKDTIDGFSVEGMISLQEEDKALDFVVRGPVHSERECLKLLNNLIKAGKEILRKRSPGTESFLWYISSTELKQLEKFPLAYEKATIDEKIKTSTKSSASVSKGMVIDSLSDLLALGDNHIDYLSRNTLSAIIMCLEKDDAGLDALKEHLPGLSNADQVKCNTAEELFSTWSKNVVATTHSFADAARQSNLPYLLALLSEDGAIELSADETIEAKEDLAFIRTKTPSAIKRRRVEQTTGPLPALSTSDDEEISSLFDEDYLDEPMTGREIFRAAERIQPVWNLVGRVLEPEPFQHFQLHAFGEKKNDHERALDMLDAWANTFGRRATRRHFIASMRDVGYLKEVASIFSGPQ, from the exons ATGGAAGTATCAGAGAACGAAGAATGCTTGCGAGATGCGCTGATTGGCGCGATTCAAGCAGGCAACTTTGAAGGAGTGAAAGAATGCGTGCAAAAATTAATTGGCACAGGAGCAGACATCAATGCGACAAATAAG GATGGACTCACGGCTTTGCAGGAAGCCTGTCGCAATGGTTGCTTAAATGTTGTTGAACATCTAATTGACGCTGGAGCACATTTCCATAAGGCAGACGAG AATTGCTCTACTGCTTTGTATGGAGCATGTCAACGTGGTAACAGTAAGATCGTTAATCATTTAGTCCACGATGGAGCAATTTCTGAAGCACATTCTAAG ATTGGTTTCAAAATTGCGTGTGAAAGTAATCACGCGGAAATCGCAAGGATCTTACTTGACGCTGGAGCAGATGTCAAAATG TTGCTCAATTCTTTGTTGTTTTCCGCATGTTCGGGAGGCTACACGGATGTTGCAGAACTACTAATCAACGCCGGAGCCGATGTCAATAAAGCAGACTGG GAGGGGCGTCCGTATTTGCTTACAACCTGTTTTGCTGGTCACGTAAAAACTGTGAAACTACTTATCAAAGCTGGAGCAGACGTTACTAAGACAGATATT AAAGGGAATTCAGCCTTGCATTTGCTTGCGGAAAATAGTCAGAACGTTCTACCGGCTG TTTTCTCTTCATATTTTGATCTCGTGAATCTCATTCTCTCAAAAGAGCCTACTCTCATTGACCGTTCCGGAGAG GATGGTCTACTTCCTCACGAGATTCAGAGCCTGCCAGAAATGAGAGGATTCCTTTTTGACGAATGG attaAACATCGTTACAATAAACTTTACTCGCAAGGTACCACCAAGCAAACGAAAATTAAGGTATGCGTTATTGGAGAAGCTGAAGCCGGTAAAACAACCCTCATAAAAACTTTAAAAAACATTCGTTGTAATGATGGGGGTGACGATAAACGGACTGCCAGCATAGATCTATCAGTTGCAAAAATTGAATCAGCTGGCGACGTTGTTTTTTGCGATTTTGCTGGGCAGCCGTTTTTTCACAAAACGCACGGATTGTTTTTCTCCGATTCTACAACAGTTTTCCTGCTCGTCGttgatttgacaaaagaTAAGGATGAACTTAAACGTCGGAGCCACTATTTCTGTTCATTTGTGAAATGCAGCATCGCTAAGAAAAAGGCTAACTTTGTGGTTGTAGGAAGCAAAATAGATTTGCTTCCTACTGTCGAAAATGGTGAACGTAAATTGCAGCAGGTTTTCTCGTATTTGACGCTAAAGTTTAACCGTTGGTTTACCTTCTACAAGAAGAACTTTGTTTTGGATTGCCGTAATCGAAAATCGAGCAGATTGGATTGTCTAAGGAAAGCTATTAGCGACGTTAAAGAGCTCACCATAGag GCGAGTCAAGAGGTCCCAATTATAGTCGAAGCGGCAACTGCGTCCTTTTTACCTACACTGCGGCATCCGTTCAGGAAACAACAATCTTCCACTGAGAGTGAATCGGAAAGCGAAATACGCACAAGAACTCTGTCTGTGATAGAGAAACTTCCTCAAATTAAAAAG AAAACAAGGAATAATTTAATGGAATTAAGAATTTTTAAGCATATAATGGCCCACGGCCTCTACCTGGGCCTTACCGTTGAAGTTGAAAAACTGCTCATCGAGTTTCTGCAAGGAATCGGCGAA ATTTTAGTGATTGAAGACAGAGTCATTTTGAACCCAACATGGCTATGTCAGAATATCATTGGTCCGCTCTTGTCTCCTCCGGAGTTCGAAGTTTCTCTTTGCTGCTCTCCACCCGGAACAACAACCAAGGATGACATCCAGAGTGCACTTGAAGCCTTCAACAAACCAAAGTGGAATAACATCAACGAAACAATTCAGCTCCTGTGCCATTTGGAAATTTGCTATGAGCTTCCTGGTAATCAGAACACTTATCGGTTTCCAGCTCTACTGAAGGAGAAACGTCCATCTGATGTGTGGTGTGAAAATTCTGAGATGGCTATTTACGTTGGACGTCGAGAGAGACGAGCTGAAGAGACGGATATAATCACTCCAGGAACTATGCCGTTTCTTCAGTGTCACGTCCGCAATGTTCCTTGTTTTCGTGGTTTAGAGCCTGTCGTTTGGCAAGGCGGGTTGATGATCAAGGACACAATAGACGGTTTTTCGGTGGAAGGAATGATCTCATTGCAAGAAGAGGATAAAGCATTGGATTTCGTAGTGCGTGGTCCGGTTCATTCCGAGCGGGAATGCTTGAAACTTCTTAATAATCTAATTAAAGCTgggaaagaaattcttcgaaAAAGGAGTCCAGGGACAGAAAGCTTTCTCTGGTACATCAGCTCTACAGAATTAAAGCAGTTGGAAAAGTTTCCTCTGGCTTACGAAAAAGCAACTATTGACGAGAAGATAAAGACTTCAACAAAGTCAAGCGCTTCAGTCAGCAAGGGAATGGTCATAGACAGCCTTAGTGATCTTCTTGCTCTTGGTGACAACCACATCGACTATCTATCTCGCAACACACTCTCCGCTATAATAATGTGCTTGGAGAAAGACGATGCGGGATTGGACGCTTTGAAAGAGCATTTGCCGGGCTTGTCAAATGCTGACCAAGTTAAATGCAATACAGCAGAAGAGCTGTTTTCTACTTGGAGTAAAAACGTTGTCGCTACAACGCATTCCTTTGCTGATGCTGCAAGGCAATCTAATTTGCCGTACTTGTTAGCTCTTTTGAGTGAAGATGGTGCTATAGAACTGTCTGCTGATGAG acgataGAGGCAAAAGAAGACTTGGCTTTCATTCGGACTAAAACTCCTTCCGCAATTAAAA GGCGTCGTGTTGAGCAAACAACTGGACCTCTGCCTGCGCTTTCCAcaagtgacgacgaag AAATCTCTTCTCTATTTGATGAGGACTACCTTGATGAACCAATGACCGGACGCGAAATATTTCGAGCGGCTGAACGCATTCAACCAGTATGGAATCTTGTTGGAAGAGTTTTGGAACCGGAACCTTTCCAGCATTTCCAACTGCATGCAtttggagaaaaaaagaacgatcACGAACGTGCTCTAGATATGTTGGACGCGTGGGCGAACACGTTCGGCAGAAGAGCAACCCGCAGGCACTTTATTGCTTCTATGAGGGACGTGGGCTACTTGAAAGAAGTAGCCTCGATTTTTTCTG GCCCACAATGA
- the LOC136187076 gene encoding uncharacterized protein, with the protein MRCRPRLLAAMIATSLSGLLGTFASVGSYLIDPVRSSCPHWSPSIVVYGTAAGYGVFGALSLILAPYVQRLPPRPFVATSLLLTGIVYGSCGATVLACQATGPWLQGVFLVAYSLISAAGVFAILPAYDCAMAWLPARTGLSAGLVAVGGSVGSIPAAQFAIALERLYDRKAIDAGTIFFACGLVISVMIAIMLILLTHPWKTDGVVNTKTSPKRKWGVMRFKRLWILLLVRLVTLIPPIGLSSREQDLLTAFWRESNPPLEFLAFSSQILDVVGTIFFSIVADSFGPTRLWVIVTGIETATIGFLPWFMSRNSSGLWGRYAAVATFSLFNMVKTGPITVLGAISHEFFGLGSATEALGVLHLSFGVAGLVGPVIMENMYQLSHTFESFLYLSDGFFGSGLIILALLHSCYEYRSPDKNEAERETAVN; encoded by the coding sequence ATGAGATGCAGGCCGCGTTTACTGGCAGCGATGATTGCTACCTCGCTATCTGGACTTCTCGGCACATTCGCATCGGTCGGAAGCTATCTCATCGACCCAGTCCGCTCGTCGTGCCCCCATTGGAGCCCCTCAATCGTCGTCTACGGAACGGCGGCCGGCTACGGCGTCTTCGGCGCCCTGAGTCTCATCCTCGCCCCGTACGTCCAACGACTCCCACCGCGACCGTTCGTCGCAACGTCGCTTCTCTTGACGGGAATCGTCTACGGATCATGCGGCGCAACCGTACTCGCGTGCCAAGCGACGGGACCTTGGCTGCAGggcgtttttctcgtcgcctaTTCGCTGATCAGCGCCGCGGGCGTATTCGCGATTCTGCCCGCGTACGATTGCGCAATGGCGTGGCTTCCCGCGCGCACGGGACTTAGCGCGGGACTAGTCGCCGTTGGCGGCAGCGTGGGCAGCATACCCGCCGCCCAATTTGCAATAGCACTCGAACGCCTTTACGATAGAAAAGCAATCGACGCCGGCACGATCTTTTTCGCGTGCGGATTAGTCATATCAGTCATGATTGCGATAATGCTAATATTATTAACTCATCCGTGGAAAACCGACGGTGTGGTGAATACAAAGACTTCTCCTAAGAGGAAGTGGGGTGTGATGAGATTTAAACGACTATGGATTCTATTGCTCGTTCGGCTCGTCACGCTCATTCCTCCCATAGGGTTGTCGAGTCGCGAGCAGGAtcttttgacggcgttttggAGAGAGTCGAATCCGCCGCTCGAGTTTCTCGCCTTCTCGTCGCAGAtactcgacgtcgtcggaacgatctttttctcgatcgtcgccgattcgttCGGTCCGACTCGACTCTGGGTCATCGTAACGGGTatcgagacggcgacgattggtTTCTTGCCCTGGTTTATGAGTAGGAATAGTAGCGGGTTGTGGGGTCGTTATGCTGCCGTCGCTACGTTTAGTCTTTTTAATATGGTGAAGACTGGTCCTATTACTGTTCTTGGAGCGATTAGTCATGAGTTCTTTGGACTTGGTTCGGCCACTGAAGCGCTTGGCGTGCTTCACTTGTCGTTTGGCGTTGCTGGCTTGGTTGGGCCTGTTATTATGGAGAATATGTATCAGCTGTCTCATACGTTTGAATCTTTCCTGTATCTGTCTGACGGTTTTTTTGGCAGTGGATTGATCATTCTTGCGCTTCTGCATTCCTGCTATGAGTATCGATCGCCTGATAAAAATGAAGCAGAAAGGGAGACAgcagttaattaa
- the LOC136187074 gene encoding cilia- and flagella-associated protein 251-like yields the protein MRMCREVQIASARFCCHGRNVVFGFPASADRRRRGIDRSKRENVKEGETGSPLKLTWSFGFNCNVSLHNVSDANRKVIFYVTAHTAILHDFVTNTQRLLQGHRNSITCSTVSGNKRWIATGDQGDQSMVIVWDSYSCVPVRTLFNPHSGGVAAVAMTLDAEYLATLGASSPQSLSLWKWTTSEKPLHTIVIDPSLGLQTHLVFNPSDSQHLMSTSEHQVIFYSWDSGELKYHAPTLTDKTFNKTVGTFSQSAFIPSTTRAMTGTSEGMAVLWDHARPDGPGAPPVTKHPMMKKALKMVRLQEAGITSIKQFGEYQVTGDALGHVRFYDAHLCLVNWWDNFNAGPVTSVSFAHSPKSTDFSSYVVPGQYPNDATIRAGNFVVPDFTVATSRSIVLHTTAKGGKIDVLLREHERPVHALATHPFHSKLLVGSYTGFLKLWNYEKKTVLASRNFDQQIQCLTFDPKGQFVSVGFTNGMVRVLDSLTLADDGPVFRHSHGVVTHVAFSHDSRFMATADDERRLVVFKRAPAETFSQQPWEYLGKYRAHHKPIQDILFGVALDSSHPRLLSLGLDRVLVEYDLSNSSTDDLRLLSSDRIEQSAVPSCLAWYPAVTKESFLVTASDQFKFKLYNSTTKMCRKTVLGPTYGTPARKISVLPHGGTGNGKRRYIAFITQEKIGLSIVPLDGNPFSNAALTAHPGGISDVAHSHDGKYVFTSGGDDLCVNMWRVNTDALDALALLGGDGLVPFYSLLEGGRDGELFAELEDYFYYAQLKHQGINTMNRREVSSKVPLSEVPGIMRALGFFPSEQDIEDMLNEAKYSEYVDTGKYVTEIDLGELIKLYVNHRPVFGLDASEIENAFRVLAISSGRGRSEDGDPAVDRGYLLELLQSRGEHFTESELADHLGALFGHTADGLDVAAPDAAAQLEDGLPEKVTAGMLSSSVLGFLSETQ from the exons ATGCGAATGTGCCGAGAAGTCCAGATAGCGAG cgcgcgcttttGTTGTCATGgcagaaacgtcgtcttcggttTCCCAGCCTCTGCagacagaagacgaagaggaatcGATCGTAGCAAACGCGAAAACGTCAAAGAAGGCGAGACGGGCAGCCCGTTG AAATTGACGTGGAGCTTTGGCTTCAACTGCAACGTGTCGCTACACAACGTCTCCGACGCGAATCGCAAG GTGATCTTCTACGTCACGGCGCACACGGCAATCCTCCACGACTTCGTCACCAACACGCAACGGCTCCTGCAAGGCCAC aGAAATTCGATTACTTGCTCGACTGTGAGTGGAAATAAGCGATGGATTGCTACCGGTGATCAGGGTGACCAAAGCATGGTCATTGTCTGGGATTCCTATTCCTG CGTTCCTGTGCGAACTTTGTTTAATCCTCACTCGGGTGGCGTCGCTGCCGTTGCCATGACGCTCGATGCGGAGTACTTGGCGACGCTGggcgcttcgtcgccgcagTCGCTCTCCTTGTGGAAATGGACAACGAGTGAAAAGCCTCTCCATACGATTGTTATTGATCCATCGCTTGGATTACAA ACTCATCTCGTCTTTAATCCGTCTGATAGCCAGCACTTGATGTCAACCAGTGAACACCAAGTCATATTCTATTCATGG GATTCAGGCGAGCTCAAGTATCACGCTCCGACGCTCACAGACAAG ACTTTCAACAAAACGGTTGGCACCTTTTCGCAATCCGCCTTCATTCCGTCGACAACGCGAGCGATGACGGGTACAAGCGAGGGCATGGCTGTTCTGTGGGACCACGCTCGTCCGGACGGTCCAG gcGCTCCACCTGTCACCAAGCATCCCATGATGAAAAAGGCACTCAAAATGGTTCGTTTGCAGGAAGCCGGTATAACGTCAATCAAGCAGTTTGGCGA atATCAGGTGACGGGAGATGCTTTGGGTCACGTGCGCTTTTACGATGCACACCTGTGCTTGGTGAATTG GTGGGATAACTTTAACGCCGGTCCTGTTACGTCAGTGTCCTTTGCTCATTCACCAAAGTCGACCGACTTCTC aTCTTACGTTGTTCCGGGGCAGTATCCGAACGatgcgacgattcgagcCGGCAACTTCGTCGTTCCGGATTTCACCGTCGCCACCAGTCGCTCGATCGTACTCCACACGACAGCCAAAGGCGGGAAAATCGAC GTTCTTCTTCGCGAACACGAACGACCTGTACACGCATTGGCGACTCATCCCTTCCA CTCTAAGCTTTTAGTTGGAAGCTACACCGGTTTTCTAAAACTTTGGAATTACGAAAAGAA AACCGTTCTggcgtcgagaaatttcgaCCAGCAAATTCAGTGCCTCACCTTCGATCCCAAGGGCCAATTTGTGT CCGTGGGATTCACCAACGGCATGGTGCGCGTTCTCGACAGTCTcacgctcgccgacgacggtcCCGTCTTTCGTCACTCGCACGGCGTCGTCACCCACGTCGCTTTTTCCCACGACAGTCGTTTCATGGCGACAGCC GACGACGAAAggcgtctcgtcgttttcaaacgTGCGCCCGCCGAAACGTTTTCCCAGCAACCTTGGGAATATCTTGGGAAATATCGAGCGCATCATAAACCCATTCAAG ACATTCTTTTTGGCGTCGCTTTGGATTCGAGTCATCCTCGACTGCTATCTCTCGGTCTAGATCGCGTTCTCGTTGAATACGATTTATCTAACAGTTCGACCGATGACTTGCGACTGCTCAGCTCGGATCGGATCGAGCAGAGTGCCGTGCCTTCGTGCCTGGCTTGGTATCCGGCCGTAACGAAGGAGAGCTTCCTTGTCACTGCAAGCGATCAG TTCAAATTCAAGTTGTAtaattcgacgacgaagatgtgCCGAAAGACGGTGCTCGGGCCGACGTATGGAACACCTGCTCGCAA GATTTCCGTTCTTCCGCATGGCGGCACTGGAAACGGAAAACGTCGCTACATCGCCTTTATTACACAAGAGAAa ATTGGGCTGTCCATCGTTCCTCTTGACGGCAATCCTTTTTCCAACGCTGCCCTGACCGCTCATCCTGGAGGG ATCTCCGATGTCGCTCATTCCCACGACGGCAAGTATGTATTCACGtcaggcggcgacgacttgtGCGTCAACATGTGGAGAGTGAACACTGA tgcACTTGATGCTCTTGCTCTACTTGGCGGCGATGGCTTGGTACCATTTTATAGTCTTCTCGAAGGTGGCAGAGATGGCGAACTGTTTGCCGAACTGGAGGATTATTTCTACTATGCTCAGCTCAAGCA TCAAGGAATCAATACCATGAATCGGAGAGAAGTTTCGAGTAAAGTGCCTTTGAGCGAAGTGCCTGGAATTATGAGAGCTTTGGGCTTTTTTCCATCCGAGCAAGAC ATTGAAGACATGCTCAATGAAGCGAAATATTCTGAGTACGTCGACACCGGAAAATACGTGACTGAAATCGATTTGGGAGAGCTGATTAAGT TGTACGTGAATCATCGTCCCGTATTTGGCTTAGACGCCAGTGAGATTGAGAACGCCTTTCGAGTGTTAGCAATATCAAGTGGGCGTGGCCGATCTGAAGACGGGGATCCCGCAGTCGATCGCGGCTATCTTTTGGAGTTGCTTCAAAGCAGAG GGGAACACTTCACTGAAAGCGAGTTGGCCGATCATTTGGGTGCTTTGTTCGGTCACACTGCAGATGGCcttgacgtcgccgcgccTGACGCCGCTGCTCAGCTGGAGGACGGCTTGCCTGAGAAAGTCACTGCGGGAATGCTTTCTAGCAGCGTTCTAGGGTTTCTAAGCGAAACTCAATAA
- the LOC136187416 gene encoding collagen triple helix repeat-containing protein 1-like translates to MIASSTLQCLFVALILFLNAVESNNPKSDQGSVGGCSGVPGIPGSPGHNGLPGRDGLKGDDGMKGAKGDRGDKGVTGKTGPKGSLGQRGSMGPIGIKGEKGIKGSLGQRGEPGPQGENGTANSINWKQCVWKREDGKDTGLIQECVFKKRHSSTALKVAYAANTRVYCLGSSCCGRWYITFNGAECSGPMTIEGVVFLYRTNDSPLRHRQIEGFCKNIPSGSIRVAVHVGNCQGHGSSNRRSGWNSVSRIMIEEYPQSQT, encoded by the exons ATGATTGCTAGTTCAACTCTTCAGTGCTTGTTTGTAGCACTCATTCTATTTTTGAACGCTGTCGAGAGCAATAATCCCAAATCAGATCAG GGTTCTGTTGGAGGGTGTTCAGGAGTTCCAGGAATTCCAGGGTCTCCAGGACACAATGGATTGCCTGGAAGAGATGGATTGAAAGGAGATGACGGAATGAAGGGCGCTAAGGGAGACAGAGGTGATAAAGGAGTCACTGGAAAGACGGGTCCTAAAGGAAGTTTGGGGCAAAGAGGATCAATGGGGCCAATAGGaatcaaaggagaaaaagggaTCAAAGGAAGTTTGGGACAAAGAGGAGAGCCCGGACctcaaggagaaaacggcaCTGCCAATTCTATTAACTGGAAGCAGTGTGTttggaaaagagaagacggaAAAGATACAGGTCTCATACAG GAATgcgtcttcaaaaaacgTCACTCTTCTACCGCTCTCAAAGTAGCTTATGCTGCCAATACGAGAGTCTATTGTCTTGGTAGTTCCTGCTGTGGACGTTGGTATATCACTTTTAATGGGGCAGAATGTTCAGGACCAATGACAATTGAAGGAGTTGTGTTTCTGTACCGCACCAACGATAGTCCTCTTCGACATCGCCAAATAGAAGGATTCTGTAAGAACATTCCATCTGGATCAATAAGGGTAGCTGTTCATGTAGGAAACTGTCAGGGCCATGGATCATCTAATCGTCGGTCTGGATGGAATTCTGTTTCTCGCATAATGATTGAAGAATATCCCCAGTCGCAAACCTGA
- the LOC136187843 gene encoding collagen triple helix repeat-containing protein 1-like: MKGAKGDRGDKGVTGKTGLKGSLGQRGSMGPIGIKGEKGIKGSLGQRGEPGPQGENGTANSINWKQCVWKREDEKDTGLIQECVFKKRHSSTSLKVAYAANMRVRCTSGCCGRWYITFNGAECSGPMTIEGVLYLYTNDNPLRHRQIERFCENIPSGSIRVAVHVGNCQGYGSSDRRSGWRSVSRIMIEEYPQSQT; encoded by the exons ATGAAGGGCGCTAAGGGAGACAGAGGTGATAAAGGAGTCACTGGAAAGACGGGTCTTAAAGGAAGTTTGGGACAAAGAGGATCAATGGGGCCAATAGGaatcaaaggagaaaaagggaTCAAAGGAAGTTTGGGACAAAGAGGAGAGCCCGGACctcaaggagaaaacggcaCTGCCAATTCTATTAACTGGAAGCAGTGTGTCtggaaaagagaagatgaaaaagaTACAGGTCTCATACAG GAATGTGTTTTCAAAAAACGTCACTCTTCTACCTCTCTCAAAGTAGCGTATGCTGCCAATATGAGAGTCAGGTGTACTAGTGGTTGCTGTGGACGTTGGTACATCACTTTTAATGGAGCAGAATGTTCAGGACCAATGACAATTGAAGGAGTTCTGTATCTGTACACCAACGATAATCCTCTTCGACATCGCCAAATAGAAAGATTCTGTGAGAACATTCCATCTGGATCAATAAGGGTAGCTGTTCATGTGGGAAACTGTCAGGGCTATGGATCATCTGATCGTCGGTCTGGATGGAGATCTGTTTCTCGTATAATGATCGAAGAATATCCCCAGTCGCAAACCTGA
- the LOC136187841 gene encoding probable cytochrome P450 524A1, with protein MLLALAVVTLTLVVLVALEQRRLHRLGKGIPGPKWVPPFIGNLIPLVRDAHKFVSEAFARGRVSWDSILGRFALYINDATVFKTVMKAQGRDFTISLTPADDSLFGKTLIFVSGAEHVFLRKTLISVLSRKRLTSYLPTMESNARKHLRLWIRECERNNGSGTIRVQSRARDMVFDFLMNAFLGPDYDRHLHWRENYYAVIKGVQAFPLNFPGTTFWRALKARKLLIRDMMPIVQASIERAREGRKLYSLTDHWIQSLIEKSDGQLEDSDIKRIVTDHQVTFLLAGLDTTVSTLTAFFGLMSAHPDVLARIHSEQIQLRPNDSPITTEILNQMTYTTQVMREILRFEHPLLGLGFKAERDCKINGIFIPKETRVVPNLRHVLFTDGFSEPHKFDPDRFGPERREHIRNVKHYIPFGVGVHRCVGKNLAELSILLTTAIASGMADWRRIETDKSYKMIFDATIVPADGCVISIRAR; from the exons ATGCTTCTCGCACTCGCTGTTGTTACTTTGACCCTAGTTGTGCTTGTCGCGTTGGAACAGAGGCGCTTGCATCGGCTTGGAAAAGGCATTCCCGGTCCCAAATGGGTTCCTCCCTTTATAGGAAACCTGATTCCGCTCGTACGCGATGCGCACAAGTTTGTCTCTGAAGCTTTCGCAAGAGGAAGAGTGTCGTGGGATTCAATATTGGGAAG ATTTGCGTTGTACATCAACGATGCCACTGTATTCAAGACCGTTATGAAAGCACAAGGCCGCGATTTCACTATATCTCTAACTCCCGCCGACGACAGCCTCTTCGGCAAGACGCTGATTTTCGTGAGCGGAGCGGAACACGTCTTTCTTCGAAAAACGTTGATTTCCGTTTTATCGCGCAAGAGATTGACGTCGTATTTGCCTACGATGGAAAGCAATGCTCGAAAGCACCTTCGTCTTTGGATCAGGGAGTGCGAGCGAAATAACGGAAGCGGAACGATTCGGGTTCAGTCGAGAGCTCGCGACATggtcttcgattttctcatgAACGCTTTCTTGGGACCGGACTATGACCGTCACCTGCACTGGAGGGAGAATTATTATGCAGTGATAAAGGGAGTTCAGGCGTTTCCTTTGAACTTTCCTGGTACGACGTTCTGGCGTGCCTTGAAAGCTCGCAAATTATTGATTCGCGATATGATGCCCATTGTCCAGGCTTCCATTGAGCGCGCGAGAGAAGGGAGAAAGCTGTATTCCCTTACCGACCATTGGATACAGTCTTTGATtgagaaaagcgacggccAGTTGGAAGACTCTGACATCAAACGAATTGTCACCGATCATCAAGTGACTTTCCTTCTTGCGGGTCTCGACACGACCGTATCGACGCTGACAGCATTTTTCGGTCTCATGAGCGCCCATCCCGACGTTCTGGCTCGAATACACAGTGAACAGATCCAACTTCGCCCGAACGACAGTCCAATCACCACCGAAATATTGAACCAGATGACCTACACAACGCAA gTTATGAGAGAAATTCTACGTTTTGAACACCCGCTTTTGGGTCTCGGCTTCAAGGCCGAGCGCGATTGCAAGATCAATGGCATTTTTATACCCAAGGAGACGAGGGTTGTTCCAAACTTACGCCACGTTCTATTCACCGACGGCTTTTCCGAACCCCACAAGTTCGATCCCGATAGGTTCGGGCCGGAACGTCGCGAACACATTCGAAATGTGAAGCACTATATTCCCTTTGGCGTTGGAGTGCATCGGTGCGTGGGTAAAAATCTCGCCGAACTATCGATACTTCTAACGACGGCTATTGCCTCTGGCATGGCTGACTGGCGTCGTATTGAAACGGATAAAAGTTATAAAATGATTTTCGATGCGACGATAGTTCCGGCGGATGGATGTGTGATATCCATCAGAGCAAGATGA
- the LOC136187419 gene encoding uncharacterized N-acetyltransferase YjgM-like, which translates to MSSAEPVLQLARDYIARKWTPEDRDSVLEIIKNCLASYGLPFQADGADVDAVNVEEYYWKNDSGEFFVIEDRRNGKVVGSGGYYDVTAERGELSVEVRKMYLMPEARGKGIGRAILSKMEERIRQKGFKSIYIETVHCLKRACQLYEAAGYTDVRGHTLARCDRLMKKVL; encoded by the coding sequence atgAGCAGTGCAGAACCGGTTCTACAGCTTGCACGAGACTACATTGCAAGAAAATGGACGCCTGAGGATCGAGACTCTGTTCTCGAAATCATTAAGAACTGTCTCGCCTCGTACGGGCTTCCATTCCAGGCCGATGGTGCAGACGTAGACGCCGTAAATGTAGAAGAATATTACTGGAAGAATGACAGTGGGGAATTCTTTGTCATTGAAGACAGAAGAAATGGAAAGGTTGTTGGATCTGGTGGATATTATGATGTGACAGCTGAGAGAGGAGAATTGAGCGTCGAAGTGCGAAAAATGTATTTGATGCCTGAagcaagaggaaaaggaattgGTCGGGCTATTTTGTCCAAAATGGAAGAAAGAATTAGACAAAAAGGCTTCAAAAGTATTTACATCGAAACGGTTCACTGCCTCAAGAGGGCGTGTCAGTTGTATGAGGCGGCAGGATACACTGATGTGCGCGGTCATACCTTAGCTAGATGTGACAGGCTAATGAAAAAAGTTCTGTGA